In the genome of Populus trichocarpa isolate Nisqually-1 chromosome 6, P.trichocarpa_v4.1, whole genome shotgun sequence, one region contains:
- the LOC7495692 gene encoding transcription factor bHLH106 produces the protein MQPENCQENSQLYRFLTENGMINVGPYGFPAAMQTLCTSSSTSYHNSNYHFERSVITDMTPEDRALAALKNHKEAEKRRRERINSHLDKLRGLLPCNSKTDKASLLAKVVQRVRELKQQTSELPGLESFPSETDEVTVLSGEYSSDGQLIFKASLCCEDRSDLMPDLIEILKSLHLKTLKAEMVTLGGRIRNVLIIAADKDHSVESVHFLQNALKSLLERSNSSERSKRRRVLDRKLVIQ, from the exons ATGCAGCCTGAAAACTGTCAGGAGAATTCACAGTTGTACCGGTTTCTTACCGAGAATGGAATGATTAACGTTGGTCCATACGGTTTTCCGGCTGCGATGCAAACCTTGTGTACCTCATCTTCCACTTCCTACCATAACAGTAATTACCACTTTGAAAGGTCTGTGATAACTGACATGACACCAGAAGATAGAGCTCTTGCTGCCTTGAAGAATCACAAGGAAGctgagaagagaaggagagagaggattAACTCTCATCTTGATAAGCTTAGAGGCCTCCTTCCTTGCAATTCCAAg ACAGACAAAGCTTCACTTCTAGCAAAGGTTGTTCAAAGAGTTAGAGAACTGAAACAACAGACCTCAGAGCTTCCTGGACTTGAATCTTTCCCATCAGAAACCGATGAAGTCACTGTACTTTCTGGTGAATATTCAAGTGATGGACAATTAATATTCAAGGCATCTCTGTGCTGTGAAGACCGGTCGGATCTCATGCCAGACCTAATCGAGATACTGAAATCTCTACACTTGAAGACATTGAAAGCAGAAATGGTAACACTAGGAGGAAGAATTAGGAATGTTCTTATCATTGCGGCTGACAAAGATCATAGTGTCGAGTCGgtccatttcttgcaaaatGCATTGAAGTCTTTACTAGAACGCTCGAATTCTAGCGAAAGATCGAAAAGGCGAAGGGTATTAGACCGAAAATTAGTAATCCAATGA
- the LOC7495693 gene encoding transcription factor ORG2: protein MLELSPATLFSTFGWPVEEPTSHERNYLSFRDSETQESLITQFPPSQPQIVKLDRSPSFTAYSGSVDPIMVKKLSHNANERDRRKKIKSLYSSLRSLLPAADQMKLSVPATVSRALKYLPELQQQVERLVQRKEELLSKLSKQGGINIHQENQRNDTVYSSLSSVSASQLSDKEVVVHISTYKNHKSPLSEILLTLEEDGLVLKNSSSFESFGDRVFYNLHLQVMEGTYTLDSEAMRAKLVSLSVKRESSSL from the exons ATGTTAGAATTATCTCCTGCTACTTTGTTTTCAACATTTGGATGGCCCGTAGAGGAACCCACAAGCCATGAGCGGAACTACCTAAGTTTTAGAGATAGTGAAACCCAAGAGTCATTAATTACTCAATTCCCTCCATCTCAGCCACAAATAGTAAAGCTTGATCGCTCCCCATCATTCACGGCATATAGTGGAAGTGTTGATCCTATCATGGTCAAGAAACTTAGCCACAACGCTAATGAACGTGACCGTCGCAAGAAGATTAAAAGTTTGtattcttcacttcgttcactTCTCCCAGCAGCAGATCAAATG aaattaagcGTACCGGCCACTGTTTCTCGTGCGCTTAAGTACCTACCAGAGCTTCAACAGCAAGTCGAGAGACTGGTTCAAAGAAAGGAGGAGCTTTTATCAAAGTTATCAAAGCAAGGTGGTATAAATATtcatcaagaaaatcaaagaaatgacACCGTGTATAGCTCTTTATCATCGGTATCGGCAAGCCAGCTTAGTGATAAAGAAGTTGTCGTTCATATTTCCACTTACAAGAACCATAAAAGTCCATTATCAGAAATCTTGCTCACCTTAGAGGAAGATGGACTTGTTCTAAAAAACTCTTCTTCCTTTGAGTCATTTGGGGACAGGGTCTTCTATAATTTACATCTTCAG GTCATGGAAGGAACTTACACATTGGATAGTGAGGCCATGAGGGCGAAGCTTGTGTCTTTATCTGTAAAGAGGGAATCATCGTCTCTATAA
- the LOC7479666 gene encoding probable auxin efflux carrier component 1b yields MISLTDLYHVLTAVVPLYVAMILAYGSVKWWKIFSPDQCSGINRFVALFAVPLLSFHFISTNNPYAMNYRFIAADTLQKIIVLVVLAIWTRVISRGSLEWSITLFSLSTLPNTLVMGIPLLKGMYGEASGSLMVQIVVLQCIIWYTLMLFLFEYRGARILIGEQFPDTAGSIISFRVDSDILSLDGREPLQTDAEVGEDGKLHVTVRKSTSSRSDVFSRMSHGLNSGLSMTPRPSNLTNAEIYSLQSSRNPTPRASSFNHTDFYSKNASNASPRHSNFSNLQFDEESGGLGVFGNVPRANGSAYPTPPNAGIFSPGGKKKANGTENGKDLHMFVWSSSASPVSEGGLHVFRGGDYGNDLGGVANQKDYEEFGRDEFSFGNRPVPNGVDRDGPVLSKLASSSTAELHPKSAANGEPKPTAMPPTSVVTRLILIMVWRKLIRNPNTYSSLIGLTWSLVSFKWDLEMPQIIAHSISILSDAGLGMAMFSLGLFMALQPRIIACGNSVAAFAMSVRFLTGPAVMAAASFAVGLRGVLLHIAIVQSALPQGIVPFVFAKEYNVHPDILSTGVIFGMLIALPITLVYYILLGL; encoded by the exons ATGATCAGTCTCACAGACCTTTACCATGTTCTCACAGCTGTGGTACCACTTTATGTGGCCATGATTTTGGCTTATGGTTCAGTCAAATGGTGGAAAATATTTAGCCCTGACCAATGTTCAGGGATCAACAGATTTGTGGCTCTATTCGCTGTACCTTTGCTTTCTTTTCACTTCATTTCCACCAACAACCCCTATGCTATGAACTACAGGTTCATTGCAGCAGATACTCTTCAAAAAATCATAGTCTTGGTGGTTTTAGCTATTTGGACCAGAGTTATCTCTAGAGGCTCCCTTGAATGGTCCATTACTTTGTTTTCACTCTCTACTCTCCCAAACACTCTTGTTATGGGCATCCCTTTGTTGAAGGGTATGTATGGAGAAGCCTCAGGGAGTCTTATGGTCCAAATAGTTGTTCTTCAATGCATAATATGGTACACATTGATGCTGTTCTTGTTTGAGTATAGAGGAGCTAGAATCTTGATTGGTGAACAGTTTCCCGATACTGCTGGTTCTATAATATCATTCAGGGTTGACTCTGATATTCTTTCTTTAGATGGTAGAGAGCCATTGCAAACTGATGCTGAAGTCGGTGAAGATGGGAAGTTACATGTTACTGTTAGGAAATCAACTAGCTCGAGATCAGACGTGTTTTCTCGGATGTCTCATGGTCTAAACTCGGGCCTTTCAATGACTCCTAGACCGTCTAATTTAACCAACGCAGAGATATACTCCCTTCAATCTTCTAGGAATCCTACCCCAAGAGCCTCCAGTTTTAACCATACTGATTTTTATTCTAAGAATGCAAGCAATGCCAGTCCAAGACACTCGAACTTCAGTAACCTGCAATTTGATGAAGAAAGTGGAGGGCTTGGGGTGTTTGGTAATGTTCCAAGAGCAAATGGAAGCGCTTATCCTACTCCACCTAATGCTGGGATCTTTTCTCCCGGGGGTAAAAAGAAGGCAAACGGGACTGAGAATGGCAAGGATTTGCATATGTTTGTTTGGAGTTCAAGTGCTTCACCAGTATCAGAAGGTGGCCTACATGTCTTTAGGGGAGGGGATTATGGCAATGACCTTGGTGGGGTAGCTAACCAAAAAG ATTATGAAGAATTTGGTCGAGATGAGTTCAGCTTTGGAAACAGACCTGTACCTAATGGGGTAGACCGTGACGGTCCAGTGCTTTCTAAGCTTGCTTCAAGCTCCACAGCTGAGCTGCACCCAAAGAGTGCTGCTAATGGTGAACCGAAGCCAACTGCCATGCCTCCTACTAGCGTTGTGACAAGACTCATTCTCATTATGGTGTGGAGAAAACTTATCAGGAATCCCAATACTTATTCCAGTCTAATTGGGCTCACATGGTCTCTTGTTTCGTTCAA GTGGGACTTGGAGATGCCTCAAATAATTGCTCATTCTATATCTATTCTATCCGATGCTGGTCTTGGAATGGCCATGTTTAGTCTTG GTTTGTTCATGGCATTGCAGCCTAGGATTATTGCTTGTGGAAACTCAGTTGCTGCCTTTGCCATGAGTGTTAGATTCCTCACTGGTCCTGCAGTCATGGCTGCTGCTTCATTTGCTGTTGGACTACGAGGAGTTCTACTGCACATTGCCATAGTGCAG TCAGCTCTTCCACAAGGGATTGTGCCCTTTGTCTTTGCAAAGGAATACAATGTTCATCCTGACATACTGAGCACTGG AGTTATATTTGGGATGCTAATTGCTTTGCCAATCACACTGGTTTACTATATTTTGCTTGGACTTTGA